In a genomic window of Alteromonas gilva:
- a CDS encoding LysR family transcriptional regulator: MDIRFLTTFVEVVKTRHFGKAAENLYLTQSAVSARIKQLEEYFHTTLFVRHRNSIQLTPAGERLLPYAEQLSATLQQAKQELQREAGEYLVCGAGQLNNEIWMPDLLKHIHSAFPEWAIKAEVLPSEQISRQLHDRSIDIAFSSEPLKSEEFTGQLLKAVPLGLFSINQATVDTSPSQFVSIDWGSKARDELLTRFAEYRDAKFTTNSLRLALATLQQEGGIAVLPVGLAWQQWGLENVRCIDHFTTAQCKLYMYFMKSVRRAIVPDVVKVVSQNFATDG, encoded by the coding sequence ATGGACATTCGTTTTCTGACGACATTTGTAGAAGTAGTTAAAACACGTCATTTCGGCAAAGCTGCCGAAAATCTTTATTTGACGCAATCTGCGGTAAGTGCGCGGATTAAGCAGCTCGAAGAGTATTTCCACACCACATTATTTGTGCGACATCGCAATAGCATTCAACTGACACCGGCAGGTGAACGGTTGTTGCCTTATGCCGAGCAATTGAGTGCTACTCTGCAGCAGGCTAAACAGGAATTGCAACGCGAGGCTGGCGAGTATCTGGTGTGCGGGGCTGGTCAGCTGAACAATGAAATTTGGATGCCCGATCTGTTAAAGCATATTCACAGCGCTTTTCCGGAGTGGGCGATTAAAGCCGAAGTATTGCCCTCTGAGCAAATATCCCGCCAATTGCATGATCGCAGCATTGATATCGCTTTTTCCAGCGAACCGCTCAAGTCTGAGGAGTTCACCGGTCAGCTATTAAAAGCCGTACCGCTGGGATTGTTCAGTATTAATCAGGCCACCGTCGATACGTCACCGTCACAGTTCGTTTCTATTGACTGGGGCAGTAAAGCACGTGATGAGTTGCTTACCCGGTTTGCTGAATACCGCGACGCAAAATTTACCACCAATTCACTACGTTTGGCGTTAGCCACATTGCAACAGGAAGGGGGCATTGCGGTGCTGCCCGTCGGCCTGGCCTGGCAACAGTGGGGGCTGGAAAATGTCCGCTGTATTGATCATTTTACAACGGCTCAATGTAAACTCTATATGTACTTTATGAAATCAGTCAGACGCGCTATTGTGCCGGATGTTGTCAAAGTGGTTAGCCAAAACTTTGCAACCGATGGTTAA
- a CDS encoding DUF2750 domain-containing protein, whose protein sequence is MITDNDFFNLKPEQRLAVFFSTVKEQGELFILNDEHGCVMLTSDEDEEGIPVWPTASLASMWADQEWAHCEPKAISLDVWKERWTSGMSKDLLHVILAPVPGEESELMLPEDFAEKLI, encoded by the coding sequence ATGATCACCGATAATGATTTTTTTAACCTGAAGCCCGAACAACGTCTGGCTGTTTTTTTCTCTACCGTTAAAGAGCAGGGTGAATTATTTATTTTAAATGACGAGCATGGTTGCGTCATGCTTACTTCCGATGAAGACGAAGAAGGTATACCGGTATGGCCAACGGCGAGTCTTGCCAGTATGTGGGCCGATCAGGAGTGGGCACATTGTGAGCCCAAAGCGATTAGCCTGGACGTCTGGAAGGAACGTTGGACAAGCGGTATGTCGAAGGATTTGTTGCACGTTATATTAGCCCCGGTTCCCGGCGAGGAGAGCGAGCTAATGCTACCAGAAGATTTTGCAGAAAAGCTGATTTAA